acaatttagcagtgatgaagagtaggctgaattttacgAGACTCGTCAGGAGCAATCGAtgtacaaagaagtggaatacagtagTGCTAAGGAAACAAGAGATGAGATTtatgttctctgaggctacagatactgcgataataagCAGCTCAATAGGTagttcagtcgaagaggaatgggtATCTAACAACGAcagtaacagaagttggaaagaaaaacgtaggtacaaagaagctaactgcgaagaaaccatggaaaatataagaaatccttcagttgatcaatcaaagaaagaagttcaaaaatattcaggaaaattcagtAATAGAAAAATATGTCACTTAaggatgaaatgaataggaagtgcagagaagctaaggtgaaatggctgcacgaaaaatgtgaagaaatcaaagaagaaatgattCTTGGGACGACTGatgcagcatataggaaagtcaaagcaatcttccacggaattaaaagcaagcgtggtaacattgagagcacaatgggaattccagtgttaaatacagaggcgagatcggatagttggaaagagtacactgaaggcctctctgaTTGGAACAACTTGTCCGATGGCGTGACAGAAGAACAAGCAGGAGTCGGTACGGAAAATATTGgtgattagaatcagaatttaaaaccgctttgaaaaatttaaaatcaaagaaggcataaggtatagacaacattcaatcagaagttctaaaatcattgggggaggtggcaaaaggtctattctcactggtgtgtagaatgtatgagtctggcaatatacaatctgactttATATTTCTCTCAATCATCACGAtttggaagactgcaagagcagagaagtgtgagaattatcgcacaatcagattaacagctgaagcatccacgtttctgacaaggataatacacaggagaatggaaaagaaaattgaagttccatgacgttcataggatttgtggtcctggagaaagcgttcggcaatatcaaatgttgcaagatgtttgaaattctgagaaaatacggGTAAGCCATAGGAGAAGTCGTgtaatttgcaatatgtacaagaggcaagaaggtaaaataagagtggaagaccaagaacgaagcactcggGTTAGGAAGGGTGTCAGACAGAGATGTAATCTTtcgctctactgttcaatctatataccaaagaagcgatgacggaaataatggaaagattgaagagtggaattaaaattcagggtgaaatgatatcatAAGTTTTGCTGATGACTGATTCTCtcggtgacagtgaagaagaattacagggtttgctgaatggaatgaacagtctaataagtacagaatatggaatcggagtaaatcagagaaaggcgAAATTGATAAGAAGCAGAAGAAGTGAAAACAGCGAGAGACTTAGCATCGTGACTGACGATCAGTAAGTAGATGACGAACAAAGCAAGGGCGACGTCAAATTcacgctagcactggcaaaaagggaatcgTGCTTACCTGGCTTCTGCTGGTGGCTCTCCGAGCATTCTGCTGACTTCAATGACTTCTTGCGGGTACTCGAGCACAGCGTCTGCCCAGCCCTGCGTGGCCATCACCTGCAGGTGGTCCTTTATGAAGGCGACGGCAGCCCTGGTGGCGTCCGGGCACGAGTGCCTCACTGCCCTGACGGCCGTCGCCGCTGCGGTCTCGACGGCCAACTGCGAGATCAGCTGCCGCTCGCAGGCAGACTTCAGGGCCGACAAGCCGTATTTGTCGGCTGCCGAGAGCAGCTGGGGGGCCGTGTCAGGCAGCTGGGGGGCCCGCAGGGTATACGTGTAGGCCACCAGGAGCctcagcaccgggccctccacgtcgTCGATGCTCACCTGGCCGCTGCTGGCCTCCAGCATGTCGTGCGCGAACATAGCTTCGAACACGGGGCTCGCAGCTGCCAACACGGCCCTGTGAGCCGCCACCCTCGTCTCGCCCGCCACCAGCGTCACCAGGGCGTCTTCACCCCCGTCTAGCAGGGCGGCCAGGGCCTCGGTTGTGTTGTTCTGAACCTCCGTAACTGCCGACATGGTGGGTGGTCCTGAAACACAGTGCCACTGAGCAGCCCTCGCACTGCACCCTCAACACTTGTACGAGGCGCATGCAGACCTGTATGAAACAACAACTGTTAAAGGGTTGTACACCCTAAATCAATTGCAACGTCACCAGTTTCCTTCAAATGACAAGGGTCCGTACTGCTTCGTGATCAGCTAAGGTTTGTAACTACCAGCGCGGTGCTACGATAGACTGCTTTCACCTTCTAAAAATGTTATCGTTCTCAGTCAAAAGATGGTTTATATACGTCATAGCAAAAAAATGGCAAAGCAACAAACTTCTTTCAGCACTAAAGTTACAGGACTTATATTTAAATCCAAGCTCGTGGCACCTCtgagaaaaattttcttcctccttaTCTCAGGTTCCATAGATCAGTCACACATCAGAAGCAATGTACATGTAATGCAGAAATCAGTTTCCTCGGTGAATGTCTCAGGGTAGGCATGATTAAACTTGACCGGCCggcttgaccgagcggttctagtcgcttcaatccggaaccgcacgcctactatggtcgcaggttcgaatcctgccgcgggtatggatgtgtgtgatgtccttaggttggttaggtttaagtagttctaggttccattggactgatgacctccgatgttaagtcccatagtgctcagagccatatgaacccttCTGAACCACTGTAAGAGTCTAAATTCATTAGTATGTTTAACTCTCCTTTTAACAGACTGATATCTGTGTCTTCTTTCTTAAGAAAAAGATTCAGCACCCACCTCCGTGGTAAACAATGCTGCATAATACAATCATAAATCATGTCGCCATTTTATCCGATTGTTGCGAGCTATGGTGTACCCAGGTATTTccaggttcagcagtttaggaaTTAAACTCGTTGCCTCCATTTCCAGAACGTGTGTTGTGGAACTTTCGCACAAATATATATTTGTATCTCCTTTTGGCGTGGACGTGTTTGTATAGCATCTTTGCCCCACAGAATGTTCGGATACTTATTAGATGACAGATACTCATGGCTAAACCAAAGTAAGCTCTATCACAGCTCCGACATCACTCTTTACTCTCCTGGTCGTATGAGGGGCAAACGACGGAGTCAGTGAAATACTTCCACACCCTACAGTGTAAACTGGTTTCGTAAATTCAGACAAGTGGGTTTCGCGAGAACGGCGTCCACTTTTTTCGAATCGTGCCGACTTAGCACCTCCATTCCACCAGCGAAAGACGTCTGCCGGACCGTTACGGTGCCAGGAGAACGCATAAGAATTCGTCCCAAGGCTTCTGTCGCGGCCGCTCGACGTGGGTGGAGACGCCGAGGCGGCGCTGTACAGAGCGTAGCGCCGGAGGTCAGCGCAGGGTCGCAGGCCAACACGTGCACCGCAGGCTTCTGGAAGCCACCCGACGAACCCAAgtcttcctttcccatccctcGTTCGTTAATTGTACACACGTTTCCGTTTCACATCGCTTTCTTGTTATTTCGCCTCCCCATACCAAGTGTGCACTCAATGTTATAGGCTCAAAACTTTGGACACTGGTGTGCAGACCGAGAcctgtaacaaatggcaccccataccatcacgccgggtgatacgacagtacggggatgaccaatacacgcttccaatgtgcgttcaccgcgatgtcgccaaacatggatgcgaccatcgtgatgccgaaacacaacctggattcatccgaaaaatgacgttttgccattcgtgcacctgggttcgtcgttgagtacaccatcgcaggcgctcctgtctgtggatgcagcgtcaaaggtaaccgcagccattgtcttcgagctgatagtccgtgctgctgtaaacgtcgtcgaactgttcgtgcagatggttgttgcctagcaagcgtccccatctgttgactcggggatcgagacgtggctgcacgatccgttacagccgtgcagataagatgcctgtcatctcgactgctagtgatacgaggccgttgagatccagcacggcgttccgtattaccctcctgaacccaccgattccatattctgctaacagtcattggatctcgacgaaagcgagcagcaatgtcgcgatacgataaaccgaaatcgtgataggctacaatccgacctttatcaaagtcggaaacgtgatggtacgcatttctcctccttacatgaggcatcacaacaacgtttcaccaggcaacgccggtcaactgctgtttgtttatgagaaatcggttgcagacttacctcatgtcagcacgttgtaggtgtcgccaccggcgccaaccttgtgtgaatgctctggaaagcttatcatttgcatattacagcatcttcttcctgtcttaaatttcgcgtctgtagcacgtgatcttcgtggtgtagcaattttaatggccagaagtgtacagaAGTATCAATGAAGGGGTGTTAATAGTGGCGAAATCACCAGATGAGGTATGTAGAGCAAGATTATTTTTAAAGTACTTGTTTTTTAATCTACATGTGACCCTTACAAGTGCTTGTAAGTCAAATAACGAGATCAGCACACTTGTTTCATTGTAACTTTGTCTTTCGCAGTATAAACCTGTGTGCAACAAAATGTTTCCTTCTTCCTGAAAAAGGAAATTAGTTTTGTCTGTTACAACCTTGTTCTGGGCAGCTACTTAATTGTAATACTAGTCTACTTTGCCGCTCTTTATACTGAATTCAAGGTATTACTACCGGCAACAACTGCAAAATAAAGCTTACTCACTTCATAGAACAGTACGTATGTCACTGGATACGCGATGTTCTGTGCCTACAGGTCCGAGCGCATTTAGACGAGCCTCGAAATAAAACACGACGCTGTCTTCAGCTTTAGAAATGACTTCGACATCCCAGGGACATTACAGAGCTGAGTGTACCTGGCGTGAACATAACAGCGACTACATTCTTAGACCCAAATCCTACGCATTAGATCGCATGCATTACGACAATTCGAAGCGTAACAACTAGGAAAAACAATTAAAAGATAATTGTCATCATCAAACTGGAAAGCGGGACTATGAcataggacatacactcctggaaattgaaataagaacaccgtgaattcattgtcccaggaaggggaaactttattgacacattcctggggtcagatacatcacatgatcacactgacagaaccacaggcacatagacacaggcaacagagcatgcacaatgtcggcactagtacagtgtatatccacctttcgcagcaatgcaggctgctattctcccatggagacgatcgtagagatgctggatgtagtcctgtggaacggcttgccatgccatttccacctggcgcctcagttggaccagcgttcgtgctggacgtgcagaccgcgtgagacgacgcttcatccagtcccaaacatgctcaatgggggacagatccggagatcttgctggccagggtagttgacttacaccttctagagcacgttgggtggcacgggatacatgcggacgtgcattgtcctgttggaacagcaagttcccttgccggtctaggaatggtagaacgatgggttcgatgacggtttggatgtaccgtgcactattcagtgtcccctcgacgatcaccagtggtgtacggccagtgtaggagatcgctccccacaccatgacgccgggtgttggccctgtgtgcctcggtcgtatgcagtcctgattgtggcgctcacctgtacggcgccaaacacgcatacgaccatcactggcaccaaggcagaagcgactctcatcgctgaagacgacacgtctccattcgtccctccattcacgcctgtcgcgacaccactggaggcgggctgcacgatgttggggcgtgagcggaagacggcctaacggtgtgcaggaccgtagcccagcttcatggagacggttgcgaatggtcctcgccgataccccaggagcaacagtgtccctaatttgctgggaagtggcggtgcggtcccctacggcactgcgtaggatcctacggtcttggcgtgcatccgtgcgtcgctgcggtccagtcccaggtcgacgggcacgtgcaccttccgccgaccactggcgacaacatcgatgtactgtggagacctcacgccccacgtgttgagcaattcggagttacgtccacccggcctcccgcatgcccactatacgccctcgctcaaagtccgtcaactgcacatgcggttcacgtccacgctgtcgcggcatgctaccagtgttaaagactgcgatggagctccgtatgccacggcaaactggctgacactgacggcggcggtgcacaaatgctgcgcagctagcgccattcgacggccaacaccgcggttcctggtgtgtccgctgtgccgtgcgtgtgatcattgggtATACAGCCccctcgcaatgtccggagcaagtatggtgggtctgacacaccggtgtcaatgtgttcttttttccatttccaggagtgtatttcttttaacGATAGCTTACTCATGACCATTTAAGCTtctgctctcgctctctctctctctctctctcagcattaataaactaattatacaacagtctACACAAATGAAGTACTGGTCGGTATTATTTCGAAAGTACGAGTATCGTCAAAGTCTGTGGTGATTTGATGTATTTAACTTGTTGAACTGTATTGCCAATGAAGGCAGATCTAATTACATGGCGATGTCTTTCGAATGACGTGATCTCATCCTCTCACAAAGCACACACGGCCAGCTGCcgtattcctgtcgcgcgcattattctCAGCTCACTGACCACTGTGTTGTGTCGCCTATCAACTGTTTACTTTTCTCAGTAACAACCGTATTATTCGCGAATCAAATTTTGTCAGTTTGCAAGCCGTAAGTCAGTAACCAGTATATGGCATGTGCGTCTCGTATTGCCCGGAGGCTACGCTCGTCATTAGTTTAATACTCCTCAGATGAAggaaaggaataaaatcctttggtaagtttccattccagtcgctcagtgttgaaaatacgatgggttatgggATTCAATCACAATTCCAACAGCATTGGcggtttatttttgtgtgaattgttaaccttttctcattcgatgaagcatcactgtttgtgagtaacggccacatttcactTGTTGACCGGTTTAATTGTACTTCTTGCCAAAACACACTATAATTTTAACATTCATTTTTGGAACAGCTActgtgacagaattctgaaacagagtgtctgattaaacaagtaattggcgaccagagagctcaatagcttacgaagaaCCTCATTTTGTCGATTTGTGgcgtagttcaattcttttatcttggcggctcgcgcacgcCTGCCCAGACGCGGCAgagtgctgcgttgccagttgcacgcaccaagagaagcagcgccatagtacagtatagttcgcaaacttacgtttaggggggagcgcgcagtttaagAAGTAAAGCCACCAaggctgctacagagacgtgctccccgcattccgtgctgtgcgcgattttgtcatcactgcactgctcgcctgtgcagatacatgttgttccgactgctttgacacacttattcgATTTCACATAAACTatctggcccaaaaatttgattttaacacATATTCACTGATaatttccccccataaatgacttaattttgggccggccggtgtggccgtgcggttaaaggcgcttcagtctggaaccgcgtggccgctacggtcgcaggttcgaatcctgcctcgggcatggatgtgtgtgatgtccttaggttagttaggtttaattagttctaagttctaggcgactgatgaccacagaagttaagtcgcatagtactcagagccatttgaaccattttgacttaattttgtttcgatgttcaacgcagttattgtacagcattaagtgtagtaaaccattgcacgaaattttgaagagtttgcagagataaagtccatagcgtatactttccatatggtcgattttagttgccactagaaatttcagataattacattcaaacgaatgaaattcatgaggacacttcgatattgtttttaaataaagaaaacattagacactgcacaaggtttgaactcagaacctgttGCTTAGCAGCCAAGGACCttcaccattacgctaacgcagctcgtcattcgacataattcctggaggactttaaagtaTCACGTAAAAtagcgacaaacactgttggtatgactatgaattattcacgtttcgtcgaagtacaataggaaatagccGGCCCTGGttgtcgagcggttataggcgctacagcctggaaccgcgcgaccgctacggtcgcaggttcgaatcctgcctcaggcatggatgtgtgtgatgtccttaggttagttaggtttaagtagttctaagttctaggggactgatgacctcagcagttaagacccatagtgctcagagccatttgaaccattttgaacaataggTAATAAACAATtatcgctgttctttattgcgaaaagcggttagtgagaatttccttgctattgcctgaattaggaggcttactgCTTGGtttaattaatagaatatcaagcaattggtataaagaattctttttccaaactttctataaaagaaagtctgctatcaagacattgcttttgttcaattactttatttatgagtgaacgtttctaaaactgaagacactcgtctgtgctctgaactacagtcgagctctggcaacgtcgttctctgttcattggctggctgttttatgacgtcagatgcgcagatcgaacctaaactcggccgccatcgtaaatgacgcgcacttttttTAGCATAAGAGGAGAAATTtcctgtttattttcatactaggaaagtcttgtttcgctagctgcgaTAACTTTTACAGATTTACAGTCGTTGGAATCTATAAACTAAAATAGAAAGCACAACTTCAGATAAATCGCCACAGATAAGAAAGTTCGATGTGTTTACAAACCGGTAAAGGTAAAGTAATCTCGTCCTTGTGTGCCATAATTCGCCAATACTTCGTTTCCATGTCTGTAGCGGTTTAAGAGATATGAGGCACGTTCTAAATATTTCATTCCCGTGGGCGCGAGATAGTGAAATCGCCTTCACGAAGAATATTCCAGTCATTGCCAAGTGTTCTTAAGTCTAAAAACGTTATAAAAACAGGTTTGTCTTTGCTTAATTTTATCTTCTAAGAGCAGTCATAGGGTCACTACTGTCACGTCCCTACAATTTTCTGCAGCACAAACTCATCTTTTCCGAGGTCAACGACTTCCAGTTTTTCCAAGCTTCTGCAGATATTACGTATCAGTATTTTgccaccatgacttattaaactgatccaattttggtaatattcacacctgtcagcacctactttgttTGGAATCTGAGTTATTACACTCTAGCATAATGGCATAAAAAAGGCGATTACAGAGAGAGGCCCCAACGTCTTCTCCGAAAACTGTTTCACTGACGGTGTTAGCCTTAGTTCCGCTTTAACCATCGGAGGAATATCAGAATGGCGGATATCGAAAGATGCGACCAtgtgatagaaaagcaactggaatcacacaGGAGAGAACGCTACTGCGCATTTTCCGACAACTGTCTCGATCCGCTAATTCGAGAACCCACACAGAATGGGAATTGATTAGACTATAGACATAGGGATTAATGATCACGATTTCAACGTAGGGGCGATGATTACTGAAGCCAATACATCCTTCACCAAGTCTAGGAGAATATTTACGATGGGAAGAGTAGCTAAGCAGGTGTTAGTAGCTAAAGAGAATGAATGTGCATCGTTTATTTTCGATATGATGGACGtgaaggaattatgggcaaagtgtaAAATGACCAGATGGATAGAAAGTAATGTGCAGCACAATGGCTACCGTCTTTCAGGTTTTGGGTTACGTAATTACTGTAATTAcctaaaaactgtaattactgaagccggccggagtggccgaggggttctaggcactacagtctggaaccgcgcgaccactacggtcgcaggttcgaatcctgccccgggcatggatgtgtgtgatgtccttaagttagttaggttatagttctaagttctaggggactgacgacctcagaagctaagtcacatagtgctcagagccatttgaaccatttttgtaattactgaaaaaatgtgaaGTCACTTTAAAGCAAAGTGCACAGTTAGCAAGCTACTAAAGCTACGGCAAGATTTAATTGAAACAAAAATAGCTCTTTTACGCAGTGACACAGCTATATTTAAATTTCACTATCGTTTATGACTAACACGCTTCGTCGATGAACTTTGATTCTGATACGACATTCTACATCTAGCAGTACAAAATGAGTCCTGAGCTGGAGTGCGATCCGAAACTAAAAAGAACAGCTACTTCcggccactttacggtgtgtggcggagggtacttggggCAGGAAGGCCATTCTGCGCTCCGTCGCCGCGTCAGCCTCGCTGCCGCACACTCCTCTCCCCCACAGCAACAGGTACTTTTTTCCCGCGGGTGTGGCCGCACTGCGCCAGCTGCCAGGGGAAGTCCCGGCCTCTGTGGAGCCTGGGCTGGCCGCTTCCCGGTGGCagaccgctctctctctctctctctctctctctctctctcgcagtggCTGTGTGCCTCCTCAGTGTTTCAGCCTCGCAGCCGGAGTATTTGCCTCTGCGCCTATCAGCAAAGCGTCAACCACACCCTCGTATTCTGGCTGTTGAGACGTTTACGCTTCCAACGTGGAAGCTTCAGTCTTGCCAGCTGAGGTATCCGCCCACGCCTTACGGCAGATATTTCAACATGTCTAGATACGCAAGCTTCATCCATCGTGCTTCACAAAACTAAAGTATCAGCAAGTTTTACAATAGTATAAGCAAGCAGGCAGTGGTAACGATTCATTTGAAGTTATCTCCTTTATACAGAACATGTGCAAGCCTAACATctgacacagtaatgaaaaacttacGAGATCGCcatttattctgatttttttcccGATACACGAGTTGTTAGGGTGTGAGAAACGTATCCCTATATATAACGGTAGGTTCGTGTAGACGggaaacagttttacatttattgggTAATGTATTCGAATTTCGCGAAGCCGGACACACGGCCGCTGTTTGCGAAACACGAAAATTTGGGCCGGTTCTGAACTCTAACCCGAATGCCGCACAAACTTCCACAGCTCACGTCAATCCGGGTTCGTAGAATGCGAAACCATTTGGTAATGTTTACCACAGCTGTAATCGTGAGAAGAGAGTGTCTGCATCTCTCAAGGGCACTGAAGTGTGATCCGGAGATGGGATTAACACGTACATTGCAAACATGGAGTTGAATTTATTTCAGAACTACGTATCACTGTATTTCGATTTAGAATCTCGTTGAGTACACTGGAATATGCAATTGGAATTATCGTGCACTGGCGGAGACTAATGGGTTACGATTTCCCACAATACTGTTGTCACGGCGTAAATACGAGACCGGATGTATGGCTTGGCCCACTTTAGAAGTATGCTCTCTTCTTCATCAGCGGTAGGGTTAGCTTCCGTTTTGTTTTGCAAAGACGTAGTTATATTTCTTGCACGAAAGGACGTTTCTAACGGATCCTGTAGTTTTCTTTCACTTCTGTTCCGAGCTCAGCAGCGAACTGCAATAGCGAGTGACGTCGGCACGAGAGTTTCCTGCAGCACATT
Above is a window of Schistocerca cancellata isolate TAMUIC-IGC-003103 chromosome 11, iqSchCanc2.1, whole genome shotgun sequence DNA encoding:
- the LOC126108361 gene encoding kelch-like protein 26, which translates into the protein MSAVTEVQNNTTEALAALLDGGEDALVTLVAGETRVAAHRAVLAAASPVFEAMFAHDMLEASSGQVSIDDVEGPVLRLLVAYTYTLRAPQLPDTAPQLLSAADKYGLSALKSACERQLISQLAVETAAATAVRAVRHSCPDATRAAVAFIKDHLQVMATQGWADAVLEYPQEVIEVSRMLGEPPAEASSPTATGGGPTPNSDRQPRSSHSRTPAAAAPPTSARHTPPPDDAAASRFRRLTLSFASPLSTISCPRQFGMFVQGIAAGDNFFLGEGGDAAAVRLLLSAASDPSARDRWGWTPLHWAAQNGHEEAAAALLQAGADRGARADDDGETPLDMARLCNHQQLVEMLTQR